The Stigmatella aurantiaca DW4/3-1 genome contains the following window.
GCGGATAGCGGTGTGGACCGGCTTCAGCTGCCCGGCCCCATCCCGTCGCGGCGTTGGCTCCTGGGTCGGTTCTGCAAGACCCGGATGAAGGGCACCGCTTGCCTCCACACCTTGCGTTGTGGCGCGAGACGCTGGCCCATTGACGGCCGTCGAATGACCCATTATGTATATACACGAACATGCATATAGACGCCTTTCAGACCCTCGCCGACCCCACCCGTAGGCGCATTGTCGAAACGCTGCGCCGGGGCGAGCGGCAGGTCGGTGACATCGTCGAAGAGGCCGGCGTCCATCAGTCGGGCGTCTCGCGCCATTTGCGCATCCTCCACGAGTCCGGCTTCGTCTCGGTGCGACCGGACGGGCAACGACGGCTCTATTCCCTCAAGCCAGAGCCTTTTCAGGAGCTCGATGCCTGGCTCTCGCCGTACCGGAAGCTCTGGGAAGAACGCCTCGACCGCTTCGGCGCGGCGCTCGAACAACGTCAAAAACAAAAGAACAAGAAGTAACGAACAGGAGCAACGACCATGGCCGAGGCGAAGAACATCATCATCGAGCGCACCTACCGCGCGAGCGTGCAGGATCTCTGGGACCTGTGGACGACGAAGGAAGGCTTCGAGTCCTGGTGGGGACCAGTGGGTTTCCGCGTCGACGTTCACGAAATCTCGGCGCGCCTCGGCGGCACGCTGCGCTACGACATGATTGCCCACGCGCCGGAAGTCATCGCCGAGATGAAGAAGATGGGTGAGCCGCTTTCGCACGCGACCCGAGGGACCTTCACCGAACTCGAGCCCCAACGAAGGCTCGCCCTTACCCACGTCATCGACTTCCTGCCCGGCGTGAAGCCGTACGACAGCACGATGTGGGTCGACTTCGTCCCGTCCGGAAACAGCGTGCGCATGGTCGTGACGCTGAGCCCCATGCACAACCCGGAGTTCAGCCAGATGCAGAAGGAGGGCTTCAGCAGTCAGCTTACCAAGCTCGACCAACGTTTCGGAGCATAGGAACCGCCCTTCCATGAGGACGTCGCCCCCCGCGGTCGCTCTGGAGCGGGGGACGGAGGAGTCGAGAAGCTCGGAGCAAAAGGACCGCGAGGTTTGAGCGTCCGTGTGGTCAAAGCGGAAATATGGGCCTATTCATTTTAGCCTGCAAAACTGGTAGGAGGCGCTCAAGTTCCTCATGCCGCCACTCCGCAAGATGCAGCCCGGCACCCACCCCTGAGAAGCCATGCTCAAACTTTTGTCCTCAGCTGTCCTCAGCCTGCTCATGTCCCTGGGGCTCACGCCCTCCACCAGCCCGGAACTGACGGAGGCGCTCGCGGTCACGACGACCACCGTTGCGACCCACAACACCCTTCACGGGAGCGCGAACGTCAAGCCGCTCGCGGACGTCATCGGCTGGCAGGAGGTGGACACCGACGCGGGCCATTCCAAGCTCGGTGCACTCGAGTACTACGACCACTTCCGTCCTGGCGAGGGTCGTCTCGACGCCCGCAACTCCATCGCCATCTCGTGGCGCAAGAACAAGTACGAGAAGACGGGAGACGGCTCCCGGCTCACGCACGGAGGTGAGGCCGGGGTGACGCCCTCTCGCTTCGTGAACTGGGTGGTGTTGAAGAACAAGGACACCGGCGCGAAGCTGGCGTTCATCAACACCCATTACATCTCGGGCGCTTGGAACGGTGAGCACCCCGAGCGCCAGGAGCGCTGGCAGACGCACAACGCCGTGGTGCGCGAGGTTGTGGCGGATCTGCTCTCGAGGGGTTTGCCCGTCGTCCTGGTGGGCGACTTCAACCGTCCGCTCTCGCAGGACATCCCGGGGATGAACCACCTGCGGACGGCGGGTGTCGACGGCGTGCCCATCGACCAGATCTACGTCAGCCGTGGCATCGGCACCGGTCCCGCCGAACGTCTGGAGAAGTACGGCTCCGACCACTTCGCTTACACCGCGACCGTCCAGTACTGACACACTGAAGTGACCCCGGGGAGTGTGTCAAAAGTGGGTCGAGCGGGACCTCCAGGTGCTCGGCGAGTTCCACAGCGTTCCACAAGGGCATTGTGCGGATTGGGGTGGGGGCAAAGGCGCGAGGCACGGGATTCATCGTGCGCGTCGAGTCCGGAGCCATCGATATTCTCACAGCCCTGCATGTAGTCGCAGACTTGGCGGCCTCTCGCGCCAGCCGGACTCCTGTCTGGCATGAAGTCAGCGCCCAGGTGCAACTCGGAAGCGGCGAGATCATCACGGTTCCCCTGGGGACTCAGGGCTCGCGGAGCAGCATCGACCAGGACTGGGCGCTCCTCCGCTTCGAGGGCGCGCTCCCCAGCCCGGTCGTTCCCCTCAGGCTCGCAGGCCTTGAATCGCGCCCCCATGCTCGGAAGTGGCAAACCTTCGGGTACAGCGACGCGGCCCCCGATGCAGGCGAGCCCCACAGTGGTGACATCGAAGATGAGAGGGGGAACGTCATCTACCTCTTCGACAAGCAGGGGGCCTCCGGCACGGGCGGCTTCCTCTCGGGCTGCTCAGGGGCGCCTTGTATCGTCGAGGGGCATGTTGTCGGCATCATCGTCGAAGCGCTGCAGAGGAAAGAGAAAGAGAGGAAGGCACAGTCCATCCACGGCGCGGTCTTCGCGCTGCGCATCGAGGCGGTCGCCGTTGAGTGTGGTCTTAAGGACAGAGCCGCTCGACCGACTTGATCTGAACTGCTCCGTCGACGTTCGGGTCGTTGGTCTGGTCGCCGATGGCGATGGTGCCGGTCACCGAGAAGTTGTTCCGCGTGAGCTTCGCGACGCCGTCGATGCTCACCGTCGCCACCTTCGCTGCATCCACCGCCAACTCGTAGACATGATACGCGCCGTCGGTCACCGGGAACGCTGCGGACTGAGTGTCATCCGCCCAGCCGATCGCCGCGCTGTCGAGGTAGATCATCTGCGAACGATCCGTGCTGTTGCCGAACGGTGACGTGAAGCTCCCCAGGATGGCCGCGCCGCTGTCTAACGAGTTGTGGGTGTTCACCGACTCGACTCGCATCGTGACTTGGAGCTTGAACGGCTTCGTTTCGTCGAACGCGTTCGCCCGTGTGATGAGCAGCTGCCCGCTCGTCCGCCCACCACTGTTTGTCGACGTCGCGAGGCGAACGTAGTCCGCGCCGTACGTGAGCGAGTTGGGCGCTTGCACGACCGTCGTCCAGCCTTGCGCCGTGATGTCGTCGCCGCCGACCAACAGCGGAACGCTCGCGCGCGCCGTCCACGTCGTCGTCGACGTCGTCGGCACGCACGTCTCGCAGGCGTTCGCCGGGTTTGGCGCACCCGCGGCGTAGACCACGCTGTCAATGAAGCACTTCGGGCTGCACATGCCGGCCGAGCAGACCTGTCCCGGGTTGCACGACGTCCCGTCCGCGCGTTGCGTCCACGTGGTCGCGGACGTCGTCGGCGTGCACTGTTCGCATGAATTCGCCGCGTTCACCGCCCCGGCGGCGACCTGCTTGCCGTCGATCTGGCAGAGCGCGACGCAGACGCCACCCTCACAGGCCTCGCCGGTCGCGCAGGCATTGTCGCAACCACCGCAGTGATCCGGGTTGCTCTCGGTGCTCACGCAGGAGTCGCCGCACAGCGCGACGCCGACGCTGTTGCACATCACGGGCACAGATGCGTCGGGTGGATCGGCAGGGCGGGG
Protein-coding sequences here:
- a CDS encoding ArsR/SmtB family transcription factor, encoding MHIDAFQTLADPTRRRIVETLRRGERQVGDIVEEAGVHQSGVSRHLRILHESGFVSVRPDGQRRLYSLKPEPFQELDAWLSPYRKLWEERLDRFGAALEQRQKQKNKK
- a CDS encoding SRPBCC family protein, with protein sequence MAEAKNIIIERTYRASVQDLWDLWTTKEGFESWWGPVGFRVDVHEISARLGGTLRYDMIAHAPEVIAEMKKMGEPLSHATRGTFTELEPQRRLALTHVIDFLPGVKPYDSTMWVDFVPSGNSVRMVVTLSPMHNPEFSQMQKEGFSSQLTKLDQRFGA
- a CDS encoding endonuclease/exonuclease/phosphatase family protein gives rise to the protein MLKLLSSAVLSLLMSLGLTPSTSPELTEALAVTTTTVATHNTLHGSANVKPLADVIGWQEVDTDAGHSKLGALEYYDHFRPGEGRLDARNSIAISWRKNKYEKTGDGSRLTHGGEAGVTPSRFVNWVVLKNKDTGAKLAFINTHYISGAWNGEHPERQERWQTHNAVVREVVADLLSRGLPVVLVGDFNRPLSQDIPGMNHLRTAGVDGVPIDQIYVSRGIGTGPAERLEKYGSDHFAYTATVQY
- a CDS encoding trypsin-like peptidase domain-containing protein; translated protein: MGAKARGTGFIVRVESGAIDILTALHVVADLAASRASRTPVWHEVSAQVQLGSGEIITVPLGTQGSRSSIDQDWALLRFEGALPSPVVPLRLAGLESRPHARKWQTFGYSDAAPDAGEPHSGDIEDERGNVIYLFDKQGASGTGGFLSGCSGAPCIVEGHVVGIIVEALQRKEKERKAQSIHGAVFALRIEAVAVECGLKDRAARPT
- a CDS encoding keratin-associated protein 10-2, with translation MISIRSVTLSCIVVLGFVAACGEDSTPRPADPPDASVPVMCNSVGVALCGDSCVSTESNPDHCGGCDNACATGEACEGGVCVALCQIDGKQVAAGAVNAANSCEQCTPTTSATTWTQRADGTSCNPGQVCSAGMCSPKCFIDSVVYAAGAPNPANACETCVPTTSTTTWTARASVPLLVGGDDITAQGWTTVVQAPNSLTYGADYVRLATSTNSGGRTSGQLLITRANAFDETKPFKLQVTMRVESVNTHNSLDSGAAILGSFTSPFGNSTDRSQMIYLDSAAIGWADDTQSAAFPVTDGAYHVYELAVDAAKVATVSIDGVAKLTRNNFSVTGTIAIGDQTNDPNVDGAVQIKSVERLCP